Below is a window of Halolamina sp. CBA1230 DNA.
GCGGAGCCACGTCGGCTACGTCTCCCAGTCGACGTTCCTGTTCGACGGGACGGTCGCCGAGAACATCCGCTACGGCCGGTTCGACGCTGACCGTGAGGCGGTCGTCGAAGCCGCCGAAGCGGCGGAGGCACACGCGTTCATCGAGTCGCTTCCGGACGGGTACGACACCAGAATCGGCGAACGCGGCGTGAAGCTCTCGGGCGGGCAGCAGCAGCGGCTCTCGATCGCCCGGACGATGCTGCAGGACCCGGACATCCTCGTGCTCGACGAGGCCACTAGCGCGGTCGACACGGAGACCGAGATGCTGATCCAGCGCAGCCTCGACAGCCTGAGCGAGGACTGCACCACGTTCGAGATCGCCCATCGACTCTCGACGGTACGGGACGCCGACACGATCCTCGTGCTGGAGGACGGTCAGATCGTCGAGCGCGGCGATCACGAGGAACTGCTCGAAGCCGACGGTCTCTACGCCAAACTCTGGGGGGTACAGGCCGGCGAGATCGACGACCTGCCGGAGGAGTTCGTCCAGCGCGCTCGCGAACGCGCTGCCGAGCGAACGGACATGCTCGAAACGGACGACGATGACGACGACGACTGATCAGCCCGGCAACGGTCGGCCGGGCTGGGCGACTGATCTCGCCGTTCCCGTTCTTCAAGTACGATCGGGCGAGCACCCGCCCCGTGATCTGACTGAAGCCCCGGAGCGGGGAGCGGGTGTGTGGTGTGTCGCTCCGGGGAGGGAAGCACCGCCTGTTCGCCACCGCGGAGGAGAGTAGGAACCCTTTCCTCCGCGACCGAGAAACGTCGGGTAGTGGAAACGACGACCAAGTGGCTGGTAGCCGCCGTCGCGGTGGGGGTGTTCCTGTCGAGCGTGTTCGTCCTCGGGAACGCGCTGTTGGGCGGTGTCGCGGCGGCGACGGTGGTGTGGGCGGCCATCACCCACGACCGCGACGGCAACCTCTCCGCGTTCCCGGTGCTGGTGGCGGGGGCAGTGGTCTGTATGGGCATCCTGAGCGATGGCTACCTCATCTACGCGCTGGTCGGCGCGAACGTCGTGCTCTGGATCGGGCGCAACGGGCTCCCCGAACTCCGAAGTTCCTAACCCCCCGTGGGGTGTCCGGGGAAGCATGTCCGAATCCACCGACACGATGAGCGACGAGGAGCCACAGCACCGCGACGTCCTGATCGTCGGCGGCGGGATCGCCGGCCTGACCGCCGCGCTGTTCACCGCCCGAGCAGGCCTCGATACGCTGGTGTACGACGGCGGCGAGTCGATCCTCCGTCGGAACGCCCACCTGGAGAACTTCCCGGGGTTCCCCGCGGGCGTCAACCCCCGACTGTTCGCGGATATGCTCCACGCACAGGCGACCAGAAACGGCGCCGATCTGGTGGCCGGCCGGATCACGGAGCTCCGGCACGCAGAGGACGGCAGGTTCGTTGCGACCGCCGAGGACGGCGACGAGATCAGCGCCGACAGGGTGATCGCCGCCTCGTGGTCGAACACCGACTACCTCGATCCGGTCGAGCCCGAGATCCGCTCGGCGGGCAGCAAGCAGTTCCTCGACGACGACCCGGACGGCCACACGAGCGTCGACGGACTGTACGCCGCGGGTCGACTCGCAGAACGCTACCACCAGGCGGTCGTCGCGGCGGGCGACGGCGCCCGAACGGCGATCACGCTGATCCACGACTCCGAGACGCCGTTCTACCACGACTGGGTCGCGCCGGAGGGGTACTTCACCGACCGTGACCGGGAGGTGCCGCCGGGCTGTGAGGAGATCGACGAGACCGAGCGCGCGGCCCGACGGGCGGAGTCCCGCGCGGCGATGCGGGAGTACTTCGACGGCGAGCACGAGCAGCGCCAGCGCACTCACCCCAGCCTCGTCGACGACGGGAAGGGTCGGCTCGAGGGGAAATAACCGGATTACGGTAAGCGATCCGGCGCTGGCTCTCCCTGGCGAGTCCCGTGCAACCCACCCCCACCCCCGGCGCAGACCGCCACGTTTTACCCGCCACCTGCGGAACGGGCGACATGGATCAACTCCGCCGGTCGCTTCTGGAAGCGCCGATCATCGAGAAAGGCGAGTACCAGTACTTCGTCCATCCCGTCAGCGACGGGGTTCCGACGCTGGAGCCGGGGCTGCTCCGCGAGATCGTCATCAAGATCTGCCGGAAGGTCGAGCTCGAGGACGTCGACAAGATCGTCACCCCCGCCGCGATGGGGATCCACATCTCTACCGCGCTCTCGCTGATGACCGACGTGCCGATCGTGGTGATCCGCAAGCGTCAGTACGGGCTGGAGGGCGAGGTGTCGCTCTCCCAGCAGACCGGCTACTCGGAGTCCGAGATGTACATCAACGACGTGCAGGCCGGCGACTCGGTGCTGGTGATCGACGACGTGCTCTCGACCGGCGGCACGCTCTCGGCCATCTGCGAGGCGCTCGACGGAATCGGCGCCGACGTGACGGACGTGATGGCGGTGATCAAGAAGGCCGGGGAGAACGAACTCGACGGCCGGGTCGACTACAAGACGCTGATCAACGTCCGCGTCGAGGACGGCGAGGTCGTGATCGTCGACGAGAACGGCGACGGGTAAGCCGATAAACACGTTTTAGGGAGTGCTCGCCCAGCCGTCGAGTGTGTCCAGGGCCCCGTGGCTCCCGGGCTGGTTTGATCGCTGGCTGACCGTCGAACAGCCGGTGACGTACTGGTCGTTCTGGGCGGCGCTCCTGCGGCTGGTACCGCTGCTCGCGGTTCTCTTCGTCGCCGTCTCCGCCGTCACGAGCAGCGAGTTCGCGCTTCGCTCGTTCGCGCCGCTGCCGTTCGTGTTCGTGACCGCGACGCTCGGCTACGCCGTGCGGGCGTTCGACGGCGTGGGTGCCCTGGTCTCCGTGCTCTCGGCCGTGGTGTACGGCTTCCTCCTCTGGCTCGATGGGGTCGGGACGACGCTGCTGCGACAGCCGACGACGATGCTCTCCGTGCTCGCAGTGCTGGCGTTCGTCGCGCTGCTCGCAGGGTTCGGCTCGCCGACACTCCACGGCCAGCATAGCGACGACGAGCTCTCGGCGGCCCGCCGGCGACGGAACGAGTGAGTCACACCTGCTCGGGGTGTGGCGCTACTCCTCGTCCGCATCGCGGCCGTGGGGGTCGTCAGCGTTCGGATCGCTCGTTTCGGGGTCGTGCCGGCGGTACCACGCGGTGACCTCCTCCAGCCGGTGGATCGCGCGGTCCGGGTCGCCGATGTTGTGGTGTTCGTCCTCGTAGACGACCAGCCGACAGTCCGCGCCGGCCTGCTGGGCGGCGACGTACAGCTGTTCGGACTGTGAGGGCGGGCAGCGCCAGTCCTGCCCGCCGGCGGCCACGAGCAGCGGCGTCTCCACGTTCCCGACGTCGGTGATCGCCGAGGAGGCGTCGATATCCTCGGGGTTCTCCCACGGGAACCCGTACTCGTTCTCCATCCAGACGTGCGAGTCGTCGGTGCCGTACGCCGAGCGCAGGTCGTAGATGCCGTGTTCGGGCGCCGCGGCGGTGAACAGGTCGGGGTACTGCGTGACCAGGAACCCCTGGGCGATCCCGCCGTAGGAGAAGCCGTAGCCGAACACCCGATCGGGGTCGGTCCAGCCGCGGTCGACCAGGTTGTCGATCCCGGCGGCGATGTCGCTGGCCTCGACGGTCCCCCACTGACCGTGGAGCGTCTCGCAGAACTGCCGGCCGAACGAGGAGCCGCCGCGGTAGTTCGGGCGGAAGACGAGGTAGCCACGCGAGGTGAGCACCGCGTGGGCGAAGCTGAACACGGGCTCGTCGTAGGACACCGGCCCGCCGTGGATCGCACACACCGTCGGCGCCGGGTCGGACTCGCCGGGCTCGTACTCCGGCGGGTGGTAGAGAACTCCAGAAATCTCCCAGCCGTCGTTTTCGAACGTCACGCGCCGAACCTCGGGCATCTCGTACTCGGCGGTGAGGTCGGCGTTCACCGCGGCCAGCCGGGTGAGGGAGTCGGGCTCCTCGTCGGCACCGAGATCGTCGACGGGCACCGCGTAGGGGTCGTGCCCCTCGCTGGGGTGGGAGAGCCCCAGCGCCGCCGTGTCGCCGCCGATCGAGAGGCCGGCGACGGCGCGGTCGTCGCCCTGGGCCTCGAACGTGCGCTCCCAGTCGGCCCCAGTCGCATCGCACCGCAGGACCCGGGTCCTCGCCTCGTCGCCGACGAGCGTGTAGAACGTCCCGTCGTCGACCCACTCGAAACTCGAACCGCGCGCGAGCGTGCGGTCGAGGTCGCCCGTGACCGAGACGTGTTTCTCGCCGTCCCACACGCGCGCTTCGGTCGGGATACACCAGTTCTCGGCGTCACCCGCCGCGAACGCGATGCGGTCACCACTGGGAGACCACGTCGGGGCGTTGCAGTTCAGGTCGCCGTCGGTGATCCGTTTCGCGTCGCCGCCGTCGGGCGACACGGTGAACACGTCCGTGGCGAGGGTGCTGTCGGGGTCGTCGCCGCGGTAGGAGACGAACGCGATCTCGCCGGACTCCCCCCAGTCGGGCTGGAGCCCGCTCAGCCCCTCGAACGCGCCGCGGCCGTAGGCGTCCTCGAGCTTCCGGGCCGAATCGGCGTCCGCGGCGTCGTCGCCCAGCACCGCGTCCTCGCCGACGACGAACAGGTAGCTGGTGACCGTATCGAGGTAGCCCACGCCGTCGAGTTTGTGCTGGACGCGCTCGGTCTCGACTGGCCCGCCGTCACGCCGCTCGTCGAGGTACGCCGACTCGGCGTCGGTCGGGTCGCGGGCAGTGACGCCGATCCGTTCGCCGTCGGGCGCCCAGTCGAACTCGCGGACGCCCTCCGCGAAGTCGGTGATCTGCCGGGCGTCGCCGCCCAGTGCGAGGTCGAACGCCCAGACCTGTGACTTCGGCTCCTCGTCGCCGTTGCCGCCGCCGGGACCGTTCGACTCCGCATCTTCCTCATCGTCCTCCTCTTCTTCCTCGTTCTCTTCTTCCTCGCGACCGACCCGGAGGTCGCTGTCCTCGTCGCGGGCCGCGAGGAACGCCAGTCGGCCGCCGTCGGGCGACCACGTCGGAGAACTGGCGCCGGAGACACGGGTCAGACGGTGGGGATCACGGCTGCCGTCGGTGGGGACGACGAACAGCGACGACACCGACTCGTCGGCGTCGGGGTCGCTCTCGGCAGTGGTGAACGCGGCTCGGGTACCGTCGGGGGAGACGGCGATCTCGCCGACCTGCGTGAGGTCGTAGTACGCCTCGAGTGGGAGTTCGCTCATAGCGCGCGACGATTCCCGGCAGCGCGAAAAGCGTTCGGCAAGCGGAAGCGCCGGCGCCTACTCTTCGCTATCGTTCGGTGGCTCGTCGCCGCCTTCCGCGCCCTCACCGGCCAGTGGCTCCCCACCACCGCCGCGTATCGAGCCACGACCGACGACGTAGCGCTTGAACACCAGTCCGAGCCCGAACAGCGGGACGCCGAACGCGATCAGGTACGGCAGCGCGTACGCGATCCCGACCACCGCGGCCCGGAGCGCGACGAGCGCGCCGTCGACCGACTCCAGGAACGCGGCGATCACGCCGGTGTCGTACCAGTTCTCGGTGTCGACCGGGTCGTCGGGACGCTCCTCCCGGAGTTCGACGGTCACCGTCGCGTAGGCGACGCGGTTCTCCAGCGTCTCAAGGCGTGCCTCGGTCGACTCGATCTCGCCCTGCACGTCGGAGAGTTCGCGCTGGACCGCCAGCACGTCCTCGGTGTCGTTGGCCTGTTCGTACAGTTCGCGCAGGCGATCACGCTCCGCGCGGAGGTTCGCCAGCCGCGCCTCGAGGTCGGCGTGCTGGCCCGTCACGTCCTGGACGTTCTCCTCCTCGCGGAGCACCGTCCCCTCCTCGCGGACGTCTTCGAGGAACGCCGAGTAGTTCTCCGCGGGGACCCGGTAGGTGAACCGCCCGTCGCGGTAGGTCGCGTCGTCCCACTCGCTGGTCGATACCTGTGAGTTCCCGACGTAGCCGCCGTGGGCCTCGACTGCGGCCGAGAGGTTCGACCGGCTCGGGGCGAACTCGTCGACGCGGACCGCCAGTTCGGCGGTGTAGATCCGCATCCGGTCACTCGCGCCCGATCCGCCGTCGTCGGCCTCCGCGGGCGTCCCGGTCGCCTGTTCGTACTCGGCTCCGTCGCCGCCCAGTGCCGCCTGTGTCGCGCCGTTCCCGGCGTTCCCACCGCCCGTACAGCCGGCGAGTACGAGCAGGAGGGCGACGCCGACGGCGACGAGCGGTCGGTTACCTCGCATATCTACCGCTGTGCACGGCGTTCGCTAAAGTATTGGCTAATCACAAAGAGCCGTTTGACCCATGTCAATCGGTGGGTTCGTGGCTGGATCCCGGTATCGGCCCCGGCGCGACAGGCCGGCGAAAGGCCCAGTTCCATTACCCCTCCGGTCGAACAGCTGTCCACCGATGGTCCCAGACCCCGTTCTCTCAGCCGGGTTCCTCGTCTGCGGTGCGTTCACCGTCGTTCTGGGGATCGTTCACTTCGCCATGCCGTGGTTGCTGGACTTCGACGGCGCGATACCGACCGATGGGGAGCTGTTACGTCCGCTCGATCTGTTCGTCGTCACGTACCAGACGAAGCGGTCGGATATCCGTGGTATCGCGCAGATCATGAACCACGCCGTCAGCTACACCCTCGTCTCGATCGGGATCGTCGATCTACTCGCGTCGCGCTGGCTCTCGGCGTGGTTCGCGCCGTTCCTGCTCGCGTGGATCGCCGGGTGGTGGTTCCTCCGCGCGGCGACACAGCGCCACATGGGGTCGCGGCCGGGCGATCGGCTGGTCGCGGCGGGGTTCACGCTCGTCGGCCTGTTCCACCTCGCTGTCGCCGTGAGTTAGTGAAACCGCTCGCCGGCGTTCCCGTCGGGGATCGGATACTGATCTCCGCCGGAACCAGTCGTCGCGGTTGTCGGCGACTGCCTCTCAGCGGTCGTCCTGCGTCCCCTCCCGCAGGCGTCTGCTCCGGGACGCGACGACGTCCAGCCCCGGGCTGTAGTAGTACACCGGCTCGGCGTCCGGGCGGGCGAAACCGTCGGCCCGCAACAGCGTGTCGGTGGTCACGGTCGCATCAGCCGGGTACAGCGTCCACGGGTCGTGATCGACGTCAGTGTAGCGGACGGAGCCGTCGGGCGCTTCGGTGTAGAAGCGATAGCGCTCGACGAGGAACGCCGCCAGGGGGTCAGTCGACGCGTCGAACGGTTCGCCGGTCGGCCAGTAGGTGGCCTCGTAGCGGCCGGGGCGGGCACCGGGATGGCGGCGCCGGCTCTCGAACTGAACGCGGCCGTCGCGCATCTCGATCGAGATCCGGGCGTAGTAGTACGGCAGGTGGTGGAACAGACGGGCGCCGGTGACGCTGGCGAGCCCCTGGGCGTCCAAACTGAAGAAGTAGACGCTCGGAACGCCGTCACGAGTGACGTACGTCCGGACGTTGATCTCCGGGAGCCCCACGCCGAGCGGTCGTGGGACCCCTTTCGGCCGGACGGCGACGTTCGTGAACGGGATCACCGAGAGCCACGCGCTCCCGTCGTGACAGTCCGGACTGAGCGACTCGGGGAGATGGGCGTCCATCAGCTCCGGATCGACCGGCCAGCTCTCGAACAGCAGGTGACGCCAGCCCATCTCCAGCGGAACGACCATGCGGTGGCGTTTGGCTCACCGACAAAAGGTCCCTCCGGTACGCTCGGCAAGCCCACCGGAAGTCACTCGTCGGGCGAGCGGGAGCGCTCGCGCCGGGCGTGGCCGGGACCGCCGACGCATCCGGAGAGTCGACCGATCAGCGGAACGTCTGGAACTCCGCGGTCCGGCCGTCGGGGTCGCTCGCGAAGAACTGGTAGATGTCGTACTGCTCGTTCTCGTGGGGCTCCTCGTCGGCGGCGTCGCCAACGCGCTCGTGCATCGCGTCGACGGCCGCGGCGTCGTCGTACACGAACGTCAGGATCCCCTCCGTCTCGGTCTCCTCGCCGTCACAGAAGCCGAAGCGGAACCCATCGAACGCGAGGATCGTACAGCCCGGCTGTTCGAGCCACGTCTCGGCGCCGACGGTGTCGCGGTACCAATCGACGACCGTCTCGCGGTTCTCGGTCCGGAAGAAGACGATGCCGCCGGTCCCGTCGGGTCGGTCGTCGGCGTCGACCATACCTCGGCTGCTCGCCGGCAAGGGATAAACCCGTGCGGAGTCGCCCGACCTATTCCGCCCGTCCCTCGGCGACGACGGTCAGTCGGCGCGCGGGTTTCGGCGTCGGCGACGACGGTCAGTCGGCGCGGGGATTACGGCGTGGCGACGACAGTCAGTCGCCACGCGGCACCGCGTACGCGCCGGCGAGGAAGAACACCGTCGCCAGCACGGTGAGAACGCCCAGGTTCGCCAGCGCGAGCGTCGTCGGATCCGTCGCGCCGACGACGGGGATCGAGACGCGCTCGTACGTCAGGTAGCGCACGCCGCGGGCGAAGTACGTCAGCGGCGAGAGGTTCGTGATCGGCCGGAACCACGCCGGTAGCAGGTCCGGGGTGACGAACGTCTCCGAGAGGAAGAGGAGTGGGAGCGCAACGGAGTTGCTGGCGGCGACGACGCCGTCCTGGGAGTCCGCGAGTCGCCCGAGGACCGCCCCCAGGCCACAGAACAGCGCCACGCCCAGCGCGACGAACGGGATCAGCAGCAGCAGGTGCGGGCCGACGGCGATATCGGCGCCGACCAGCGCGACCACGAGCCCGAAGATCAGCAGCGACGCCGCGCCGATCACGAGCACGTTCACCAGCGTGTGCGCGAGCAGCCACTCCCAGCGTCGTAGTGGCGTGGTCGCGAGCTTCTCGAAGCGGCTCCCCTCGCGGTGGCGCGCGAACTCGCTGCCGACCCGCGAGAGCGGCGTGAACAGCACGACGACCGCGAGGTAGCCGGGCAGGTAGTACCCCGGCGGCTCCGCGAACAGTCCGCCGCCGGTGGGCTGAGTGCCCACGAGCACGCCGAAGATGAGCACGATGATCACCGGGAAGAAGAACGTGAAGAACACTGCCGTCCGCCGGCGCAGGAACGCCTTCGCCCCCGCACGGACCTCGCTCCCGATACGGCCACGGCGGCTCATCGCTCCACCTCCGTCGCGTCGGCGCCGCGGAACCGACGGCCCGTGAGTTCCAGGTACACGTCCTCCAAAGTGGGCTGGGTCCAGGTGAACGACTCGTAGTCGATCCCCGCGGCCGCGAGCGCGTCGACGGCAGCGTCGATGTCGGCGGCGTCGACGTCGTGGAGGGTGAGCCGGCCGGCCGAGGCCTCGACCCGGAACCCGCTGTCAGCGAGCAGAGCGGCGCTGGCCTCGGTCCGGACGACCAGCCGCGACTCGCCGCCGTGCTCCGCGACCAGCGCGGCGGGTGTCCCCTCGGCCACCACGTCGCCGTCGGCCAGCATCGCCACCTCGTCGGCGAGCCGTTCGACCTCGTCCATCGAGTGGCTGGTGAGCACGACCGTCGTTCCCGCGGCTGCGAGCTCCTCGATCAGCGTCCAGAGGTCCCGACGACCGGCGGGGTCGATCCCCGTGGTCGGCTCGTCGAGGAACAGCACGTCCGGGTCGTTGACGAGCGTGATGCCCACGCAGGCGCGGCGCTGCTGGCCGCCGGAGAGCTCCTCGTACCACGTCTCCGCGGAGCTCTCGAGGCCGACCTCCGCGATCACCGAGTCGACGTCGCGGGCCTCGTCGTAGAGGTCGGCGTAGTAGCCCAGCAGCTCCCGGACGGTCAGGCGCTCGGGCGGCGAGAACGACTGCGGGAGCAGGCCGATCCGTGATCGGTCGACGGCTTCCGGCGAGCCGCCGAGCAGCGTGACGTCGCCGTCGTACCCGGTCGTCCCGGTGAGACAGCGCACGAGCGAGGTCTTCCCCGCGCCGTTGGGGCCGATGAGCCCGAACACCGTCCCGGTGGGCACCGACAGCGAGACGCCGTCGACGGCGACGAGGTCGCCGTACCGCTTGGTAACGTCGTCAGCGACGACTGCCGCGTCCATGGTCGAACTGGACGGCGGCAGCGGGTAAAGCGTTCGTTCCGTCCCCGTTCAGTCGACGAGTGCGAGCACCGCGTACCCGAGGATCAGGGCGCCCACACAGAAGGCGACCGTGAGGAGGCTGTCGAACGGGAGTCCGAAACCGTGGTGTGCCAGCACGGTTTGGACGGCGATACTCGCCACGCCGCCGCCGAGGACGAAGACGGGGGTCAGCAGTTTGGCCCGACGGGGGTGGTTCCAGTCCTCCCAGTTCGAACTCAGCAGTCGGTCCCGTAGCTTCCGTACTAGGCCGGTCATGGTTCGATCACGTGGGAGGGTAGGGTAACGGCTCTCTCAGGGGGCAGGGATCCGGTCGGCCGCCGTCTCCAGCGTCTCGCGCAGCCACGACTCCCCGAGGACCAGCGTCTCGTTCCGCCAGCGCTGCAGCAGGATAGCTGCCGAGAGGCCGCCACGACCCCACGCGTAGGCGCCGACGACGACGGCCGCCGAAACGTTGCCGAACCCGATCGCCGAGAGTAGCTCTACCCCGCCGACCCATGCCGGCACGAGCGTGAAGACCGAGGCGACGAGCAGTAGTTCGCCGGTCGCACCCACCTGTAAGCGTCCCGCTCCAGCATTCACCGGGCCTGAGGGATCATTACCCAATAAATATTTGTTGTGACTATCACGCGTGACAACGTCGGTACAATCGTGCCGGGAGTGAATCTGCCACCGAGGAAAGAGTTACGAGTCGAGCGACCGAAAGTGGGAGCCGTGACCGACGTAATCGTTATCGGCGGTGGTCCCGCCGGCCTGAGCGCCGCACTGTTCGCCGAGAAGAACGGCCTCGAAACCACGGTGTTCGACACCGACGAGACGTGGCTACACAAGGCCCACCTGTTCAACTACCCCGGGATCGGCTCGCAGGACGGTACGGTGTTCCTCGAGACCCTGCGCCGACAGGTCGACACGTTCGGCGTCGAGCGCAAGCAGGGCGAGGAGGTGACCGACGTGGACGAGAGCGGCGACGGGTTCGCCGTCACCACCGAGGACGGCGAGTACGAGGCGCCCTACGTCGTGCTCGCGACCGGCGCGAACCGCGACCTCGCGGAGTCGCTGGGCTGTGAGCGCACCGACGAGGGCGTCGTCGACGCCGACGTGACGATGGAGACCAGCGTCGAGGACGCCTACGCGACGGGTGCGATGATCCGCGCCGAGGAGTGGCAGGCGGTCATCTCCGCGGGCGACGGCGCCGCCGCCGCGCTCAACATCCTCTCGAAGGAGAAAGGCGACCACTACCACGACTTCGACGTGCCCGCCGACGCAGACGAGGCGTTCGGCGAGATGGTCGACGAGGCGTAGCGCCGACGCAGTCGTCCCCCGTCGCCAGCGGGATCGCGACACGGAACGCCGCCCCCTCGCCCGCGTCCGGTCGCTGTGGAGTACGGCGTTCGAGACGGGGTTCCGGAACACCGTCGAGAGCAGTGCGTTCGCCGCGACGGTCGATGCCCTGTCGGGGGATCGAGTCCGACGGTCGCGTCGGGGGTGAGCTCCCGAGGCATACTTTTCCCGAACGAGCCCCACACGCCAGATATGGGTGACGACGCGTGCTACCGGGACTACTGCCCGGCGTGTGATCTGCAGGTGACGGTCGTCGACGAGGAGTGTCCGGAATGCGGGACGGCGCTCCCCGAGGAGTGAGAGCCGAACTCAGAGGT
It encodes the following:
- a CDS encoding NAD(P)/FAD-dependent oxidoreductase; translation: MSDEEPQHRDVLIVGGGIAGLTAALFTARAGLDTLVYDGGESILRRNAHLENFPGFPAGVNPRLFADMLHAQATRNGADLVAGRITELRHAEDGRFVATAEDGDEISADRVIAASWSNTDYLDPVEPEIRSAGSKQFLDDDPDGHTSVDGLYAAGRLAERYHQAVVAAGDGARTAITLIHDSETPFYHDWVAPEGYFTDRDREVPPGCEEIDETERAARRAESRAAMREYFDGEHEQRQRTHPSLVDDGKGRLEGK
- the hpt gene encoding hypoxanthine/guanine phosphoribosyltransferase, producing MDQLRRSLLEAPIIEKGEYQYFVHPVSDGVPTLEPGLLREIVIKICRKVELEDVDKIVTPAAMGIHISTALSLMTDVPIVVIRKRQYGLEGEVSLSQQTGYSESEMYINDVQAGDSVLVIDDVLSTGGTLSAICEALDGIGADVTDVMAVIKKAGENELDGRVDYKTLINVRVEDGEVVIVDENGDG
- a CDS encoding S9 family peptidase, whose translation is MSELPLEAYYDLTQVGEIAVSPDGTRAAFTTAESDPDADESVSSLFVVPTDGSRDPHRLTRVSGASSPTWSPDGGRLAFLAARDEDSDLRVGREEEENEEEEEDDEEDAESNGPGGGNGDEEPKSQVWAFDLALGGDARQITDFAEGVREFDWAPDGERIGVTARDPTDAESAYLDERRDGGPVETERVQHKLDGVGYLDTVTSYLFVVGEDAVLGDDAADADSARKLEDAYGRGAFEGLSGLQPDWGESGEIAFVSYRGDDPDSTLATDVFTVSPDGGDAKRITDGDLNCNAPTWSPSGDRIAFAAGDAENWCIPTEARVWDGEKHVSVTGDLDRTLARGSSFEWVDDGTFYTLVGDEARTRVLRCDATGADWERTFEAQGDDRAVAGLSIGGDTAALGLSHPSEGHDPYAVPVDDLGADEEPDSLTRLAAVNADLTAEYEMPEVRRVTFENDGWEISGVLYHPPEYEPGESDPAPTVCAIHGGPVSYDEPVFSFAHAVLTSRGYLVFRPNYRGGSSFGRQFCETLHGQWGTVEASDIAAGIDNLVDRGWTDPDRVFGYGFSYGGIAQGFLVTQYPDLFTAAAPEHGIYDLRSAYGTDDSHVWMENEYGFPWENPEDIDASSAITDVGNVETPLLVAAGGQDWRCPPSQSEQLYVAAQQAGADCRLVVYEDEHHNIGDPDRAIHRLEEVTAWYRRHDPETSDPNADDPHGRDADEE
- a CDS encoding DUF4349 domain-containing protein; amino-acid sequence: MRGNRPLVAVGVALLLVLAGCTGGGNAGNGATQAALGGDGAEYEQATGTPAEADDGGSGASDRMRIYTAELAVRVDEFAPSRSNLSAAVEAHGGYVGNSQVSTSEWDDATYRDGRFTYRVPAENYSAFLEDVREEGTVLREEENVQDVTGQHADLEARLANLRAERDRLRELYEQANDTEDVLAVQRELSDVQGEIESTEARLETLENRVAYATVTVELREERPDDPVDTENWYDTGVIAAFLESVDGALVALRAAVVGIAYALPYLIAFGVPLFGLGLVFKRYVVGRGSIRGGGGEPLAGEGAEGGDEPPNDSEE
- a CDS encoding YqjF family protein — encoded protein: MVVPLEMGWRHLLFESWPVDPELMDAHLPESLSPDCHDGSAWLSVIPFTNVAVRPKGVPRPLGVGLPEINVRTYVTRDGVPSVYFFSLDAQGLASVTGARLFHHLPYYYARISIEMRDGRVQFESRRRHPGARPGRYEATYWPTGEPFDASTDPLAAFLVERYRFYTEAPDGSVRYTDVDHDPWTLYPADATVTTDTLLRADGFARPDAEPVYYYSPGLDVVASRSRRLREGTQDDR
- a CDS encoding VOC family protein, which gives rise to MVDADDRPDGTGGIVFFRTENRETVVDWYRDTVGAETWLEQPGCTILAFDGFRFGFCDGEETETEGILTFVYDDAAAVDAMHERVGDAADEEPHENEQYDIYQFFASDPDGRTAEFQTFR
- a CDS encoding ABC transporter permease encodes the protein MSRRGRIGSEVRAGAKAFLRRRTAVFFTFFFPVIIVLIFGVLVGTQPTGGGLFAEPPGYYLPGYLAVVVLFTPLSRVGSEFARHREGSRFEKLATTPLRRWEWLLAHTLVNVLVIGAASLLIFGLVVALVGADIAVGPHLLLLIPFVALGVALFCGLGAVLGRLADSQDGVVAASNSVALPLLFLSETFVTPDLLPAWFRPITNLSPLTYFARGVRYLTYERVSIPVVGATDPTTLALANLGVLTVLATVFFLAGAYAVPRGD
- a CDS encoding ABC transporter ATP-binding protein: MDAAVVADDVTKRYGDLVAVDGVSLSVPTGTVFGLIGPNGAGKTSLVRCLTGTTGYDGDVTLLGGSPEAVDRSRIGLLPQSFSPPERLTVRELLGYYADLYDEARDVDSVIAEVGLESSAETWYEELSGGQQRRACVGITLVNDPDVLFLDEPTTGIDPAGRRDLWTLIEELAAAGTTVVLTSHSMDEVERLADEVAMLADGDVVAEGTPAALVAEHGGESRLVVRTEASAALLADSGFRVEASAGRLTLHDVDAADIDAAVDALAAAGIDYESFTWTQPTLEDVYLELTGRRFRGADATEVER
- a CDS encoding NAD(P)/FAD-dependent oxidoreductase, with translation MTDVIVIGGGPAGLSAALFAEKNGLETTVFDTDETWLHKAHLFNYPGIGSQDGTVFLETLRRQVDTFGVERKQGEEVTDVDESGDGFAVTTEDGEYEAPYVVLATGANRDLAESLGCERTDEGVVDADVTMETSVEDAYATGAMIRAEEWQAVISAGDGAAAALNILSKEKGDHYHDFDVPADADEAFGEMVDEA